One segment of Bacillus alkalisoli DNA contains the following:
- a CDS encoding PTS sugar transporter subunit IIA — translation MSFFKKLFGGKEEVSKDGAIIAPLTGRFVPLEEVPDPVFAQKMMGDGFAIEPTEGTVVSPVEGEIVQFFPTKHAIGIKTASGVEVLIHVGLETVSMNGEGFEGHVQVGDKVKVGTKLISFDLALIAEKAKSTVTPIIMTNGDVLETFTKETVSEAVAGDTTLATFIVK, via the coding sequence ATGTCATTTTTCAAAAAGTTATTCGGCGGTAAAGAAGAAGTATCAAAAGACGGAGCAATCATTGCACCACTAACAGGAAGATTCGTACCATTAGAAGAAGTACCAGACCCAGTTTTTGCACAAAAAATGATGGGTGACGGCTTTGCCATTGAACCAACAGAAGGTACAGTTGTATCTCCGGTAGAGGGTGAAATCGTTCAATTTTTCCCAACAAAACATGCCATCGGAATTAAAACAGCATCTGGAGTAGAAGTGCTAATCCATGTAGGTTTAGAAACAGTAAGCATGAACGGCGAAGGTTTCGAAGGCCACGTACAAGTTGGCGACAAAGTAAAAGTTGGAACTAAACTAATTAGCTTTGACTTGGCGTTAATCGCAGAAAAAGCGAAAAGCACTGTGACACCGATTATTATGACAAACGGTGATGTGCTAGAAACGTTCACAAAAGAAACAGTATCAGAGGCAGTTGCAGGAGATACAACATTAGCAACGTTTATTGTAAAATAA
- a CDS encoding PRD domain-containing protein codes for MRISKILNNNAVVVKEAGQEKIVMGNGIGFQKGKNDIVAKNKIEKIFVMKDGNDKFQEMLATLPEAHIEIAEQIISHAEGVLQVPLSNHIHIALTDHLSFAIERLQKGFAIQNKLLNEIRTLYRKEFEIGIWAKQLIKERLNVEIPEDEVGHIALHIHTAKLGSKSMTETLQHTTIISELIDLIEKTLDVNVAEQSMSYQRLVSHLRFALGRVEGEEQFDSMDEDMLELLRVKYDKAFSCAQQIADYLHTEYNFDFPPSEVGYITLHVQRLLK; via the coding sequence GTGAGAATAAGCAAGATACTAAATAACAATGCGGTTGTAGTAAAAGAAGCTGGACAAGAAAAGATCGTAATGGGTAACGGGATTGGTTTTCAAAAAGGAAAGAACGATATTGTCGCTAAAAATAAAATTGAAAAAATCTTTGTCATGAAAGATGGCAATGATAAATTCCAAGAAATGTTAGCAACATTACCTGAAGCACATATAGAGATTGCCGAACAAATTATTAGCCATGCGGAAGGTGTGTTGCAAGTACCACTTAGCAACCACATTCATATTGCCTTAACGGACCACTTATCATTTGCGATAGAGCGTTTACAAAAAGGATTTGCCATACAAAACAAGCTCCTGAATGAAATTCGTACGCTTTACCGCAAAGAATTCGAAATTGGAATATGGGCGAAACAGCTAATAAAGGAACGATTAAATGTTGAGATTCCGGAAGATGAGGTGGGCCACATTGCGCTTCATATTCATACGGCAAAACTTGGTTCAAAAAGCATGACCGAAACATTACAACATACAACAATCATTAGTGAACTAATCGACCTAATTGAGAAAACGTTAGATGTAAATGTAGCCGAACAAAGTATGTCCTACCAGAGGCTCGTATCACATTTAAGATTCGCTTTAGGAAGAGTAGAAGGAGAAGAGCAATTCGACTCCATGGACGAAGACATGTTAGAACTGTTGCGTGTGAAATATGACAAGGCTTTTTCTTGTGCACAGCAAATAGCTGACTATTTGCATACAGAATATAACTTTGACTTTCCGCCATCGGAAGTAGGTTATATCACACTTCACGTTCAACGGTTACTGAAGTAA